One Actinomycetota bacterium DNA segment encodes these proteins:
- a CDS encoding endonuclease/exonuclease/phosphatase: MIRVAAYNLSGVLDAGAVVDVLVRCQADVVCAVEVPGRFALRRLVRRAGMDVAARAGGRRLGVAVLVGDRVRVVSVTRHQLSRPPGQPRRSVAQAIVGVGSLHLAAFSTQLGMWPQRRRGHAEDVAAVVAAVGAPVVLGADLNEGPTGVAAQLLAARLTDAFAAAGEGTGETFPNPDPIARNDYLFVDPTLVVRRAWVPRDGVARVASHHRPVIAELVGVLD, translated from the coding sequence GTGATCCGCGTGGCCGCGTACAACCTGTCGGGCGTGCTCGACGCCGGGGCGGTGGTCGACGTCCTCGTCCGCTGCCAGGCTGACGTCGTCTGTGCGGTCGAGGTCCCGGGACGCTTCGCGCTGCGTCGCCTCGTCCGCCGGGCGGGGATGGACGTCGCTGCGCGCGCCGGCGGGCGGCGGCTGGGTGTCGCGGTCCTGGTCGGCGACCGCGTCCGGGTGGTCAGCGTCACCCGCCACCAGCTGTCGCGCCCACCCGGCCAACCTCGGCGCAGCGTCGCGCAGGCGATCGTGGGCGTCGGGAGCCTGCACTTGGCGGCGTTCTCCACGCAGCTGGGCATGTGGCCGCAGCGCCGGCGAGGACACGCCGAGGATGTCGCCGCGGTCGTGGCGGCTGTCGGTGCCCCGGTGGTCCTCGGCGCCGACCTCAACGAGGGTCCGACCGGGGTCGCGGCGCAGCTGCTGGCTGCCCGCTTGACCGACGCCTTCGCTGCGGCTGGCGAGGGCACCGGCGAGACCTTCCCCAACCCGGACCCGATCGCGCGGAACGACTACCTGTTCGTGGACCCGACCCTGGTGGTGCGCCGCGCGTGGGTGCCACGGGACGGCGTCGCCAGGGTCGCCAGCCACCACCGGCCGGTGATCGCCGAGCTGGTCGGTGTGCTCGAT
- a CDS encoding caspase family protein: MRWLHRATGDPRVVASMVAVMLAVQAVAVALMLSPGARPTAVEIDDTTTNVAQPTSPRSSPPPDAAEAAAAAPAEEPAAVEPPVEPASVAEAPAADPAVETGLVAIDPGATSSDSAAPPRSSSPAQPPPASDAGRSRFAARFSSQEQAVQDPRDPATTRWAVLIGINDYEGRTRDNVGSRQDAEDLHAHLRGLGWLDDHMVLLTDRAATRDNIEQAIAWLARKTDGSSVAVFHFSGHTKQWRGRDVDGDGEVPDEALWPADNRHIVDSELVARLAHVSAGRLWINIGACEAAGYADPGMRRAGRLLTFSSAEPEKSYEDPSVGNSVWGYFLIEGGMRGRGGDANGDGDVTVQEAFAYAAPRAADRTVRGSHGPQHPQMLDDGGAFSLRIPAPPPPPQEPQRANDDDRNRGICLLACTGSRGQAVFAPTVMRSTKDTIASASSSASWSSVATW; encoded by the coding sequence GTGAGGTGGCTGCATCGGGCGACCGGCGACCCCAGAGTGGTCGCGTCGATGGTCGCGGTGATGCTCGCCGTCCAGGCCGTGGCCGTGGCGTTGATGTTGTCGCCGGGGGCGCGGCCCACCGCTGTTGAGATCGACGACACGACCACCAACGTGGCCCAGCCGACCTCGCCGCGATCGTCGCCACCGCCGGACGCGGCGGAGGCGGCGGCTGCAGCGCCGGCGGAGGAACCAGCGGCCGTTGAGCCACCGGTCGAACCAGCGTCGGTCGCTGAGGCGCCCGCTGCTGACCCCGCCGTTGAGACAGGCCTGGTCGCGATCGACCCGGGGGCGACCTCCAGCGACTCGGCCGCCCCGCCGCGGTCGTCCAGCCCGGCGCAGCCACCGCCAGCGTCCGATGCGGGCCGGTCGCGGTTCGCCGCACGCTTCTCGTCCCAGGAGCAAGCGGTCCAGGATCCGCGCGACCCGGCGACCACCCGCTGGGCGGTGCTGATCGGCATCAACGACTACGAGGGACGGACACGCGACAACGTCGGCTCACGCCAGGACGCCGAGGATCTCCACGCCCACCTGCGCGGGCTCGGGTGGCTCGACGATCACATGGTGCTGCTGACCGACCGCGCTGCGACGAGGGACAACATCGAGCAGGCCATCGCATGGCTGGCGCGGAAGACCGATGGGTCCTCCGTCGCGGTGTTCCACTTCAGCGGCCACACCAAGCAGTGGCGCGGGCGAGACGTCGACGGCGACGGCGAGGTCCCCGACGAGGCGCTGTGGCCAGCCGACAACCGCCACATCGTCGACAGTGAGCTCGTGGCTCGGTTGGCGCACGTGTCCGCCGGCCGGCTGTGGATCAACATCGGCGCCTGCGAGGCGGCCGGGTACGCCGACCCGGGGATGCGCCGCGCGGGGCGGCTCCTGACGTTCTCGTCAGCGGAGCCGGAGAAGTCCTACGAGGATCCCTCGGTCGGCAACTCCGTGTGGGGGTACTTCCTGATCGAGGGAGGGATGAGGGGCAGGGGCGGTGACGCCAACGGCGACGGCGATGTGACCGTGCAGGAGGCCTTCGCGTACGCGGCGCCACGGGCAGCCGACCGCACGGTACGCGGATCGCACGGGCCCCAACATCCGCAGATGCTCGACGACGGCGGGGCGTTCTCGCTGCGTATCCCGGCGCCGCCGCCTCCGCCCCAGGAGCCGCAACGCGCGAACGACGACGACAGGAACCGCGGCATTTGCCTGTTGGCCTGTACGGGGTCGCGCGGTCAGGCGGTCTTCGCGCCCACGGTGATGCGCTCGACGAAGGACACGATCGCGTCCGCCAGCAGCTCCGCGTCGTGGTCGAGCGTGGCCACGTGGTAG
- a CDS encoding ArsA family ATPase — protein MVRVLLFTGKGGVGKTTVAGATAVRAAARGHRVLVTSTDPAHSLADVFDVPVGDGPTAVAPNLAAQQIDAQRRLEQHWHDVRDYLVQLLAWGGLGEAQAEELALVPGLDEVFSLIDLRAHIASRTHDLIVVDCAPTAETLRLLALPDALRWYVERIVGTGRHLARAARPVVTRVSNVPIPADPVFGAVERIHGDLAAVHAILRDSATTSVRLVVNPERMVINEAMRTATTLSLFGYAIDSVIVNRLLPDALTDPYLARWKQQHATHLETVRASFTPIPILTAPLLADEPAGTAALVELADVVYGDADEAAVLHDTRPIELCRHGDGLQLKIALPFTTKDDVQLHRRGNDLHVKVGAMKRTVPLPAAVRHQDVARAGLHDGVLEVIFRERPVAAVQRDVR, from the coding sequence GTGGTCCGCGTCCTGCTGTTCACCGGGAAGGGCGGCGTGGGGAAGACCACGGTGGCCGGCGCGACCGCAGTCCGGGCTGCCGCTCGCGGTCACCGTGTCCTGGTGACCTCCACCGATCCGGCCCACTCGCTCGCGGATGTGTTCGACGTCCCCGTCGGCGACGGCCCGACCGCGGTCGCGCCCAACCTCGCCGCCCAGCAGATCGACGCGCAACGGAGGCTCGAGCAGCACTGGCACGACGTCCGCGATTACCTCGTGCAGTTGCTGGCATGGGGAGGGCTCGGTGAGGCCCAAGCCGAGGAGCTGGCTCTGGTTCCCGGCCTCGACGAGGTGTTCAGCCTGATCGATCTGCGCGCTCACATCGCCAGCCGCACCCACGACCTCATCGTCGTCGACTGTGCCCCGACCGCGGAGACGTTGCGTCTGCTCGCCTTGCCTGACGCGCTGCGCTGGTACGTCGAACGGATCGTGGGGACCGGGCGACATCTGGCCCGCGCGGCGCGGCCGGTCGTGACCCGGGTCAGCAACGTCCCCATCCCGGCCGATCCCGTTTTCGGGGCGGTGGAGCGTATCCACGGTGACCTCGCCGCCGTCCACGCGATCCTGCGCGACAGCGCAACCACCAGCGTGCGGCTGGTGGTCAACCCGGAACGGATGGTGATCAACGAGGCGATGCGCACGGCCACCACCCTGTCGCTGTTCGGGTACGCGATCGACAGCGTGATCGTGAACCGGTTGCTGCCGGACGCGCTCACCGATCCCTACCTCGCCCGGTGGAAGCAGCAGCACGCAACCCACCTGGAAACCGTCCGGGCCTCCTTCACGCCGATCCCGATCCTCACCGCGCCGCTCCTGGCCGACGAGCCGGCCGGGACCGCTGCGCTGGTCGAGCTCGCCGACGTGGTCTACGGCGACGCCGACGAGGCCGCGGTGCTGCACGACACCCGCCCGATCGAGCTGTGTCGCCATGGAGACGGCCTGCAGCTGAAGATCGCCCTGCCGTTCACGACGAAGGACGACGTGCAGCTGCACCGCCGGGGCAACGATCTGCACGTCAAGGTGGGGGCGATGAAACGCACCGTGCCGTTACCCGCGGCGGTGCGCCACCAAGACGTGGCCCGTGCCGGGTTGCACGACGGCGTCCTCGAGGTGATCTTCCGGGAGCGGCCCGTGGCCGCCGTCCAGCGGGACGTGCGGTGA
- a CDS encoding ROK family protein, which produces MSDPVSVGVDVGGTKLLGLAVGEDGGVLARRRRTSPRSDADALVAAIAAVARELGEGLRVGVGVAGVVSRDGIVRYGPNLDVRDVALRDRLADELDVPVAAYNDATVALYGELRAGTARGARDVVMLTLGTGVGGAMVVDGRLVLGSSGMAGELGHVIVQDGGRRCPCGNLGCLEAYASGTAVGLRAEDLLAAEDTPSSLRDVDRVDGKAVTLAAHAGDALARRVVDEAGYWLGVGLTGLVNVFDPELVVIGGGAATTLAPFVLPRAVEIMSERVLGVGHRPLPQVVAATLGDDAGAIGAALLAHVDEAAAAADPHGAQQP; this is translated from the coding sequence ATGTCGGATCCGGTCTCGGTCGGCGTCGACGTCGGCGGGACGAAGCTGTTGGGTCTCGCAGTGGGCGAAGACGGTGGCGTCCTCGCCCGTCGACGCCGGACCAGCCCCCGCAGTGACGCCGACGCTCTCGTGGCCGCCATCGCTGCGGTCGCCCGGGAGCTCGGCGAGGGGCTGCGGGTCGGTGTGGGCGTCGCTGGCGTGGTCAGCCGCGACGGCATCGTCCGCTACGGGCCGAACCTCGACGTCCGGGACGTCGCGCTCCGGGACCGGCTCGCCGACGAGCTCGACGTGCCCGTCGCCGCGTACAACGATGCAACCGTCGCGCTGTACGGAGAGCTGCGTGCCGGTACGGCCCGGGGCGCCCGCGACGTCGTCATGCTGACCTTGGGCACAGGGGTCGGAGGCGCCATGGTCGTGGACGGGCGTCTGGTGTTGGGTTCATCGGGGATGGCTGGGGAGCTCGGGCATGTCATCGTCCAGGACGGGGGACGCCGCTGCCCGTGCGGCAACCTCGGCTGTCTGGAGGCGTACGCGTCGGGCACCGCAGTCGGCCTCCGCGCGGAGGACCTGCTCGCCGCGGAGGACACTCCCAGCAGCCTGCGAGACGTCGATCGGGTCGACGGCAAGGCGGTGACGCTCGCCGCCCACGCCGGCGACGCCCTGGCCCGGCGGGTCGTTGACGAGGCGGGGTACTGGCTGGGGGTTGGCCTGACCGGGCTCGTCAACGTCTTCGACCCGGAGCTGGTGGTGATCGGCGGCGGGGCGGCCACCACGTTGGCACCGTTCGTGCTCCCACGCGCGGTCGAGATCATGAGCGAGCGGGTCCTGGGAGTCGGCCACCGGCCACTGCCACAGGTCGTGGCCGCCACCCTCGGTGACGACGCCGGGGCCATCGGAGCGGCGCTGCTGGCCCACGTCGACGAGGCGGCGGCAGCGGCCGACCCGCACGGCGCGCAGCAACCCTGA